A region from the Arachis ipaensis cultivar K30076 chromosome B01, Araip1.1, whole genome shotgun sequence genome encodes:
- the LOC110271247 gene encoding chromatin modification-related protein EAF7-like isoform X1, protein MMAGGHGQKRVTPMPSKQSTQKEVPISKRMKSTPNQKIVASEEEPENLKKRPTMGMDKFLETHGIHLEREDDDFEPSAENERSIQEKQQNLRKINTKSSCQAMTLDTFLETNGIHVEGEEEHSGANANEVGDDDDDDFSDDEDYVGEYEDAVLHGDDNHLMETNNVKDTPKTRRTRGKTRCAKIHARSWEEREEVTFYKGQAVGPTPRRVNDLTYFIGTMGRNSDFITLMYTSWKAVPLKVKKRIWKYINVSVLFLIYFL, encoded by the exons ATGATGGCTGGTGGTCATGGACAAAAGAGAGTGACTCCTATGCCTTCTAAGCAAAGCACTCAAAAAGAAGTCCCAATTTCCAAAAGAATGAAAAGTACGCCGAACCAGAAAATTGTAGCTAGTGAAGAAGAACCAGAAAATCTTAAAAAGCGTCCAACCATGGGTATGGATAAATTTTTGGAGACACATGGGATTCATTTGGAAAGAGAAGATGACGATTTTGAACCAAGTGCTGAAAACGAAAGATCTATTCAAGAAAAGCAACAAAATCTTAGGAAGATAAATACAAAATCAAGTTGTCAAGCCATGACACTTGATACATTTTTGGAGACAAATGGGATTCATGTGGAAGGAGAGGAGGAACATAGTGGAGCAAATGCTAATGAAGttggagatgatgatgatgatgatttctcGGATGATGAGGACTATGTTGGTGAATATGAAGATGCAGTTCTTCATGGTGATGACAATCACCTTATGGAAACTAACAATGTTAAAG ATACTCCAAAGACTAGAAGGACACGAGGAAAAACAAGGTGTGCTAAAATTCATGCAAGAAGTtgggaagaaagagaagaggtGACTTTTTATAAAGGACAAGCAGTGGGACCAACTCCAAGAAGAGTGAATGATTTAACTTACTTTATTGGAACAATGGGAAGGAATAGTGATTTCATAACATTGATGTACACAAGTTGGAAAGCTGTGCCCCTCAAAGTCAAAAAGCGCATATGGAAATATATTAACGTAAGtgttttatttctcatatattttttatga
- the LOC110271247 gene encoding uncharacterized protein LOC110271247 isoform X2 yields the protein MMAGGHGQKRVTPMPSKQSTQKEVPISKRMKSTPNQKIVASEEEPENLKKRPTMGMDKFLETHGIHLEREDDDFEPSAENERSIQEKQQNLRKINTKSSCQAMTLDTFLETNGIHVEGEEEHSGANANEVGDDDDDDFSDDEDYVGEYEDAVLHDTPKTRRTRGKTRCAKIHARSWEEREEVTFYKGQAVGPTPRRVNDLTYFIGTMGRNSDFITLMYTSWKAVPLKVKKRIWKYINVSVLFLIYFL from the exons ATGATGGCTGGTGGTCATGGACAAAAGAGAGTGACTCCTATGCCTTCTAAGCAAAGCACTCAAAAAGAAGTCCCAATTTCCAAAAGAATGAAAAGTACGCCGAACCAGAAAATTGTAGCTAGTGAAGAAGAACCAGAAAATCTTAAAAAGCGTCCAACCATGGGTATGGATAAATTTTTGGAGACACATGGGATTCATTTGGAAAGAGAAGATGACGATTTTGAACCAAGTGCTGAAAACGAAAGATCTATTCAAGAAAAGCAACAAAATCTTAGGAAGATAAATACAAAATCAAGTTGTCAAGCCATGACACTTGATACATTTTTGGAGACAAATGGGATTCATGTGGAAGGAGAGGAGGAACATAGTGGAGCAAATGCTAATGAAGttggagatgatgatgatgatgatttctcGGATGATGAGGACTATGTTGGTGAATATGAAGATGCAGTTCTTCATG ATACTCCAAAGACTAGAAGGACACGAGGAAAAACAAGGTGTGCTAAAATTCATGCAAGAAGTtgggaagaaagagaagaggtGACTTTTTATAAAGGACAAGCAGTGGGACCAACTCCAAGAAGAGTGAATGATTTAACTTACTTTATTGGAACAATGGGAAGGAATAGTGATTTCATAACATTGATGTACACAAGTTGGAAAGCTGTGCCCCTCAAAGTCAAAAAGCGCATATGGAAATATATTAACGTAAGtgttttatttctcatatattttttatga